A window from Salvia miltiorrhiza cultivar Shanhuang (shh) chromosome 2, IMPLAD_Smil_shh, whole genome shotgun sequence encodes these proteins:
- the LOC131010409 gene encoding putative pentatricopeptide repeat-containing protein At1g19290, whose amino-acid sequence MVNLASQISRLLILRRHDALRSLSFTFSGHLVDAVLKNLKLHPVAALHFFHLASKENHFRPHFKSYVKIVHILSNARMFDETRLYLRGLVELAERDNLPVSLIYDELVAVFREFRFSGTVFDMMMKTYVERRLVKNALYMFDNLPKCGRVPSLRSCNGLLSCLVKDKDFHAVSCVYDQMIRVAVAPDVYTCAIMVDALCKDGRLAKALEFVVGMESMGLKMNIVGYNSLINGYVEKRDMQGVEKVLELIRQQGISKNLITYTLLIKGYCKIGNLDQADRIFREMKGETGLTLVLDEKVYGVLIDGYCRNGRLDDAERVKNEMLSLGLGMNMFIFNSLINGYCKLGQLREAERVIVSMVEANFKPDGYSYNTLLDGYCKRGMIDEALKLCHQMTSDGVRPTNISYNTLLKGLCQYGDMNDALSLWEMMLKRGLVPDEVGFSTLLHGLFRKGNSNKAFTLWKHVLARGYARSTILCNAMLNGLCKMGMMIEAEQILEKMIGMGCSPDAMTNRILIDGYCRAGDIKRALQIKDAMEAEGIPASLEMYNSLIHGLFQAEKSNEVSEILSEVHAKALSPNIITYGALISGWCKEGNLKKAFDAYFEMRGKGISPNVYICSTIISVLNRLGRTDEANMLVQKMVDLDVVPDLKHFYQSFNFNRLQTETQKVANSLDESAQRCIIPNNILYNVVISGLCKSGKTDDAKKIISDLSQRGFTPDEFTYSTLIHSASISGATDEAFLLRDEMLKKGISPNIVIYNALIGGLCKSGNLDRALRLFHKLHIKGLAPNLITYNIIIDGCCKRGSTSEALKLLGRMIKEGVAPSVKTYCAFLSSLLQQGNVKEYRKLLDEMHKEGLATDSIRHCRSFEDVTVAVEALS is encoded by the exons ATGGTAAATCTTGCCTCCCAAATCAGCCGCCTCTTAATCCTCCGTCGTCACGACGCCCTCAGAAGCCTCTCTTTCACTTTCTCCGGCCACCTCGTGGACGCAGTGCTAAAAAATCTCAAGCTTCATCCAGTGGCCGCGCTTCACTTCTTCCATCTAGCCTCCAAAGAGAATCACTTCAGACCTCATTTCAAATCCTACGTCAAGATCGTCCATATTTTGTCAAATGCCCGAATGTTTGATGAAACGCGGTTGTATTTACGTGGTCTCGTGGAGCTGGCGGAGAGGGACAATCTTCCTGTTTCTCTGATATATGATGAATTGGTGGCTGTTTTTAGGGAATTTAGGTTTTCTGGAACTGTTTTTGATATGATGATGAAAACTTATGTGGAGAGGAGGCTGGTGAAGAATGCCTTGTACATGTTTGATAATTTGCCTAAATGTGGTCGTGTGCCGAGCTTGCGATCGTGTAATGGTTTGCTGAGCTGTTTAGTTAAGGACAAGGATTTTCATGCCGTTTCTTGTGTTTATGATCAGATGATAAGAGTTGCGGTTGCTCCGGATGTGTATACTTGTGCCATAATGGTGGATGCTCTCTGTAAAGATGGCAGACTTGCTAAAGCACTGGAGTTTGTGGTAGGCATGGAGAGTATGGGATTAAAAATGAATATTGTGGGCTATAATAGCTTGATCAATGGGTATGTGGAGAAGAGGGATATGCAGGGGGTGGAGAAAGTGCTGGAGTTAATACGTCAGCAAGGAATTTCCAAGAATTTGATAACTTATACACTGTTGATTAAGGGTTATTGTAAAATAGGGAACCTTGATCAAGCAGATAGAATATTTAGAGAGATGAAGGGAGAGACTGGACTCACATTAGTTTTGGATGAAAAGGTGTATGGTGTATTAATTGATGGATATTGTCGTAACGGAAGACTGGATGATGCTGAGAGAGTTAAGAATGAGATGCTGAGTTTGGGATTGGGAATGAATATGTTCATCTTCAATTCTTTGATTAATGGGTACTGCAAACTTGGTCAACTTCGTGAAGCGGAGCGTGTTATAGTGAGTATGGTTGAAGCTAATTTCAAACCGGATGGTTATAGCTACAATACGTTATTGGACGGGTACTGTAAAAGAGGGATGATTGATGAAGCACTTAAGCTTTGCCATCAAATGACTAGTGATGGTGTACGTCCAACAAATATAAGTTACAACACTCTGTTAAAAGGTTTATGCCAGTATGGTGATATGAACGATGCTTTGTCGTTGTGGGAAATGATGCTCAAGAGAGGTTTGGTTCCTGATGAAGTTGGATTTAGTACACTTCTCCATGGTCTTTTCAGAAAGGGAAACTCGAATAAAGCTTTCACATTGTGGAAACATGTTTTAGCAAGGGGCTATGCAAGAAGTACTATTCTGTGCAATGCAATGCTCAATGGGCTATGTAAAATGGGAATGATGATTGAAGCAGAGCAAATTCTTGAAAAGATGATAGGAATGGGTTGTTCACCAGATGCGATGACCAATAGAATCTTGATTGATGgatattgcagagctggagaTATTAAAAGAGCTCTTCAAATTAAAGATGCCATGGAGGCAGAGGGAATTCCTGCTTCGCTTGAAATGTATAATTCATTGATTCATGGATTATTCCAAGCTGAGAAATCAAATGAAGTATCAGAAATTCTTTCTGAGGTCCATGCAAAAGCACTGAGCCCTAATATTATTACTTATGGAGCACTGATAAGTGGTTGGTGTAAAGAAGGGAACCTGAAGAAAGCTTTTGATGCTTATTTTGAGATGAGAGGCAAAGGAATTTCCCCAAATGTGTATATATGCAGCACAATCATCAGTGTGTTAAACAGGCTTGGTCGGACGGATGAAGCAAATATGTTGGTACAGAAAATGGTAGATTTAGATGTTGTCCCAGACCTTAAACATTTTTACCAGTCTTTTAACTTCAACAGACTTCAGACAGAAACACAGAAAGTTGCAAATTCCCTCGATGAAAGTGCTCAAAGATGCATCATTCCCAACAACATTCTATATAACGTAGTTATATCTGGCTTATGCAAAAGTGGAAAGACTGACGATGCTAAAAAAATTATCAGTGATCTGTCGCAAAGAGGCTTCACTCCAGATGAGTTTACATACTCAACCCTTATCCACAGCGCTTCCATTTCGGGTGCCACTGACGAAGCTTTTCTTTTACGGGATGAGATGCTGAAAAAGGGTATTTCTCCTAATATAGTAATATATAATGCTCTTATAGGTGGCTTATGTAAATCAGGAAACCTTGACCGTGCATTAAGGCTTTTCCATAAACTTCACATCAAAGGCTTAGCTCCGAACCTCATCAcctataatataataattgatgGATGTTGTAAGAGAGGTAGCACCAGTGAAGCCCTTAAACTTCTGGGGAGAATGATAAAGGAAGGGGTTGCTCCTTCAGTCAAAACATATTGTGCATTTCTCAGTAGTCTTTTACAGCAGGGAAATGTGAAAGAATACCGAAAGCTTTTAGATGAAATGCACAAGGAGGGCCTTGCCACGGACTCTATTAGGCATTGCAGATCATTTGAAG ATGTTACCGTTGCTGTTGAAGCACTGAGCTGA
- the LOC131010412 gene encoding probable galacturonosyltransferase-like 1 gives MTPPPLFSLSLSLSLLIFSLLPTSSADQNVTASISQQFREAPQFYNAAACPSILGGARQFICSSDAVHVAMTLDAAYIRGSMAAILSILQHTSCPQNVFFHFVASASADASLLGSTIGASFPYLSFRIYHFRDSAMAGLISTSIRSALDCPLNYARSYLADLLPPCVRRVVYLDSDLVLVDDIAKLAAIPLGGGRVLAAPEYCNANFTSYFTPTFWSNPSLSLTFANRKACYFNTGVMVIDLERWRGGGYTMKIEEWMELQKRMRIYELGSLPPFLLVFAGEIEPVDHRWNQHGLGGDNFRGLCRDLHPGPVSLLHWSGKGKPWARLDASRPCPLDALWAPYDLLKPPYSFDSSD, from the coding sequence ATGACACCAccacctctcttctctctttctctttctctatctctcctAATTTTCTCGCTCTTGCCCACTTCTTCAGCTGACCAAAATGTTACAGCCTCAATCTCACAGCAATTTAGAGAGGCCCCCCAATTCTACAACGCCGCCGCCTGCCCTTCAATCCTGGGTGGCGCCAGGCAATTCATTTGCTCGAGCGACGCCGTCCACGTCGCAATGACGCTGGACGCGGCCTACATTCGGGGCTCCATGGCGGCGATCCTCTCCATCCTCCAGCACACCTCCTGCCCTCAAAACGTCTTCTTCCACTtcgtcgcctccgcctccgccgacGCGTCGCTCCTCGGCTCCACCATCGGCGCCTCCTTTCCGTACCTCAGCTTCAGAATCTACCACTTCCGCGACTCGGCGATGGCGGGCCTCATCTCCACCTCCATCCGCTCCGCCCTCGACTGCCCCCTCAACTACGCCCGCAGCTACCTCGCCGACCTCCTCCCCCCCTGCGTCCGCCGCGTCGTCTACCTCGACTCCGATCTGGTCCTGGTGGACGACATCGCGAAGCTGGCCGCCATCCCGCTGGGCGGCGGCAGGGTCCTGGCGGCGCCGGAGTACTGCAACGCCAACTTCACCTCCTACTTCACCCCGACCTTCTGGTCCAACCCTTCCCTCTCCCTCACCTTCGCCAACCGCAAGGCCTGCTACTTCAACACGGGAGTGATGGTGATCGATCTGGAGCGGTGGCGCGGCGGCGGATACACGATGAAGATCGAGGAATGGATGGAGCTGCAGAAGAGGATGAGAATCTACGAATTAGGATCGCTGCCACCGTTTCTGCTGGTATTCGCCGGAGAGATTGAGCCCGTGGATCACAGATGGAACCAACACGGCCTCGGAGGGGATAACTTCCGCGGGCTTTGCCGCGATCTCCATCCGGGTCCAGTGAGCCTGCTGCATTGGAGCGGGAAAGGGAAGCCGTGGGCCCGCCTCGATGCCAGCCGCCCCTGCCCGCTCGACGCGCTCTGGGCGCCTTACGATCTGCTCAAGCCTCCTTATTCCTTCGATTCTTCAGATTAA